Proteins from one Arthrobacter sp. DNA4 genomic window:
- a CDS encoding ABC transporter permease: MPTLAALLPTLVAVAILAALTVGILWGARTPSYLSPALAILRGAAQLAVISLVLGGIITNPLWVGAALLVMFTVASVTAARRLTWSWRRFAVVAATMAAGILVTLGVVFGTGAIEFSPRYALAVGGIVIGNSMTIATLAYRRFFEAVVEQWDQVEGWLALGATPRQATLFQARQAVHSALIPSTDQTKTTGLVTLPGAFVGAIFGGASPLEAGRFQVVVLASIMAAGSITAVALIRSLGNVKVRPAAP, encoded by the coding sequence ATGCCAACCCTTGCCGCGCTGCTGCCCACCCTGGTGGCCGTTGCCATCCTGGCGGCACTCACGGTGGGCATCCTGTGGGGCGCGCGGACGCCGTCGTACCTCTCCCCCGCCCTGGCCATCCTCCGCGGCGCGGCCCAGCTGGCGGTCATCAGCCTGGTGCTGGGCGGCATCATCACCAATCCCCTGTGGGTGGGCGCCGCCCTGTTGGTCATGTTCACAGTGGCGTCCGTGACGGCGGCGCGGCGGCTCACCTGGTCCTGGCGGCGCTTTGCCGTGGTGGCGGCAACCATGGCCGCCGGGATCCTGGTGACGCTGGGGGTCGTGTTCGGAACGGGCGCCATCGAGTTCTCCCCCCGGTACGCGCTGGCGGTGGGCGGAATCGTGATCGGCAACTCCATGACCATTGCCACCCTGGCTTACCGCCGCTTCTTCGAGGCGGTGGTGGAGCAGTGGGACCAGGTGGAGGGCTGGCTGGCGCTGGGCGCCACGCCCCGGCAGGCCACCCTCTTCCAAGCCCGGCAGGCGGTGCATTCAGCGTTGATCCCGTCCACGGACCAGACCAAGACCACCGGCCTGGTCACGCTGCCGGGAGCGTTCGTGGGCGCCATCTTCGGCGGCGCCTCACCCCTGGAGGCGGGCCGGTTCCAGGTGGTGGTGCTCGCCTCAATCATGGCCGCCGGGTCCATCACCGCGGTGGCACTGATCCGTTCGCTGGGCAACGTGAAGGTACGGCCCGCGGCGCCCTAA
- a CDS encoding YceI family protein has protein sequence MTLPKELTPGTWTLDMSHSEIGFSVRHAGISKVRGRFTEAQAEARVGQSLADSSVHATVSTASFNSGDANRDAHVRGEDFFDVEKYPEMTFRGTSIEGDGEEYTLTGDLTIKGVTRPIELEVEFTGVAVDPFGATRAGFSAETEISRKEFGLTWNAALEAGGLLVSDKVKISLEAALVKQG, from the coding sequence ATGACCCTTCCCAAGGAACTCACGCCTGGTACCTGGACCCTGGACATGTCCCACAGCGAGATCGGCTTCAGCGTCCGCCACGCCGGGATCAGCAAGGTCCGGGGCCGTTTCACCGAAGCCCAGGCCGAGGCACGCGTGGGCCAGTCCCTGGCGGACTCGTCGGTGCACGCCACGGTATCCACCGCCAGCTTCAACTCCGGCGACGCCAACCGCGACGCCCACGTGCGCGGCGAGGACTTCTTCGACGTCGAGAAGTACCCCGAGATGACCTTCCGCGGCACCTCCATCGAAGGGGACGGCGAGGAGTACACCCTGACCGGGGACCTCACCATCAAGGGCGTCACCCGGCCCATCGAGCTGGAAGTTGAGTTCACCGGCGTTGCCGTTGACCCGTTCGGCGCCACGCGGGCGGGCTTCTCCGCCGAGACAGAGATCAGCCGCAAGGAATTCGGGCTCACCTGGAATGCGGCGCTGGAGGCCGGCGGCCTGCTGGTCAGCGACAAGGTGAAGATCAGCCTGGAAGCGGCCCTGGTCAAGCAGGGCTGA
- a CDS encoding amino acid transporter, protein MTTLSRPPADPSAPHAHGRKALQDWLLFGLQDSKGAHPGPGGVPTQHEKKHSWWQVMCLTGVDYFSTLGYQPAIAALAAGVISPLATLVLVAVTLLGALPVYRRVAGESPRGEGSIAMLERLLPRWGGKLLVLVLLGFAATDFMITMTLSAADATAHLLGNPVAPGWLQTQNVPVTLFLLALLAAVFLRGFKEAIGVAVVLVVLYLGLNAVVVVATLAQVLTHPAATGDWWTNLWVSHGNPVMAVAIALLVFPKLALGLSGFETGVAVMPQVRGAEDDTEENPAGRIRGARRMLTTAAVIMSVFLLTTSFITVVLIPEQEFQPGGQANGRALAFLAHEYLGVGFGSVYDISTIGILWFAGASAMAGLLNLVPRYLPRYGMAPAWAKAVRPLVLVFTLIGFLITFIFNADVDAQGGAYATGVLVLMTSAAVAVTLSARRRRQRNLTVGFGVISVVFAYTTVANIFERPEGIRIAAIFILGIIVISLLSRVRRSFELHATRVHLDQQALEFMSSALDGPIAIIAHEPLRMSAEAYRDKLESAIEVSHLPLAGDALFLEVVVDDSSDFETELHVRGVNRHGYHILEVHGPVVPNTIASVLLHIRDVTGLMPHIYFRWTEGNPITNLVRFLFLGEGEIAPVTREVLREAVPDVTQRPWVHVG, encoded by the coding sequence ATGACCACGTTGAGCAGGCCCCCGGCGGATCCGTCCGCGCCCCACGCCCACGGCAGGAAGGCGCTCCAGGACTGGCTGCTGTTTGGGCTGCAGGACAGCAAGGGCGCCCACCCGGGTCCCGGCGGCGTGCCGACGCAGCACGAGAAGAAGCATTCGTGGTGGCAGGTCATGTGCCTGACGGGCGTGGACTACTTCTCCACCCTGGGCTACCAGCCGGCCATCGCCGCGCTGGCCGCAGGGGTCATCTCCCCGCTGGCCACCCTGGTGCTGGTGGCGGTGACCCTGCTCGGCGCCCTGCCGGTGTACCGCAGGGTCGCCGGGGAAAGCCCCCGCGGTGAAGGCTCCATCGCCATGCTCGAGCGGCTGCTGCCCCGGTGGGGCGGCAAGCTCCTGGTGCTGGTCCTCCTGGGGTTCGCCGCCACCGACTTCATGATCACCATGACCCTCTCGGCCGCCGACGCCACCGCGCACCTGCTGGGCAATCCCGTGGCGCCGGGCTGGCTCCAGACCCAGAACGTCCCCGTGACGCTCTTCCTGCTGGCCCTGCTGGCAGCGGTGTTCCTGCGGGGATTCAAGGAAGCCATCGGCGTCGCGGTGGTCCTGGTGGTTCTCTACCTGGGCTTGAACGCCGTGGTGGTGGTCGCCACCCTGGCGCAGGTGCTCACGCACCCCGCGGCCACGGGGGACTGGTGGACCAACCTGTGGGTGTCGCACGGAAACCCGGTCATGGCCGTGGCCATCGCGCTGCTGGTGTTTCCCAAGCTGGCCCTGGGCCTCTCCGGCTTCGAAACCGGCGTGGCCGTGATGCCGCAGGTGCGGGGCGCTGAGGACGACACGGAGGAGAACCCCGCAGGCCGCATCCGGGGCGCCCGGCGCATGCTCACCACCGCCGCTGTGATCATGAGCGTTTTCCTGCTGACCACCAGCTTCATCACCGTGGTCCTGATCCCGGAACAGGAATTCCAGCCCGGCGGCCAGGCCAACGGCCGTGCCCTGGCCTTCCTGGCGCACGAATACCTGGGTGTGGGCTTCGGCAGCGTGTATGACATCAGCACCATCGGCATCCTCTGGTTCGCCGGCGCCTCGGCCATGGCAGGGCTGCTGAACCTGGTGCCGCGGTACCTCCCGCGCTACGGCATGGCTCCGGCCTGGGCCAAGGCTGTGCGGCCCCTGGTCCTCGTCTTCACCCTGATCGGCTTCCTGATCACCTTCATCTTCAACGCCGACGTCGACGCCCAGGGCGGCGCGTACGCCACCGGCGTCCTGGTGCTGATGACTTCCGCCGCGGTGGCCGTCACGCTCTCGGCGCGCCGGCGGAGGCAGCGGAACCTCACGGTGGGCTTTGGTGTCATTTCGGTCGTGTTCGCGTACACCACGGTGGCCAACATCTTCGAACGGCCCGAGGGCATCCGGATCGCCGCCATCTTCATCCTCGGCATCATCGTCATCTCGCTGCTGTCCCGGGTCCGCCGTTCCTTCGAGCTGCATGCGACCCGGGTTCATCTGGACCAGCAGGCCCTGGAGTTCATGTCCAGCGCCCTGGACGGGCCCATCGCCATCATCGCCCACGAGCCGCTGCGGATGTCCGCGGAGGCCTACCGGGACAAACTCGAGTCAGCCATCGAGGTCAGCCACCTCCCGCTGGCAGGTGACGCCCTGTTCCTGGAGGTCGTCGTGGACGACTCCTCGGATTTCGAGACCGAGCTGCACGTCCGCGGCGTGAACCGGCACGGGTACCACATCCTGGAAGTCCACGGCCCGGTGGTGCCCAACACCATCGCCTCCGTGCTGCTGCACATCAGGGACGTCACTGGCCTGATGCCGCACATCTACTTCCGCTGGACCGAGGGGAACCCCATCACCAACCTGGTCCGGTTCCTGTTCCTGGGCGAGGGCGAGATCGCGCCGGTGACCCGTGAGGTGCTGCGCGAGGCGGTTCCGGACGTCACCCAGCGGCCCTGGGTCCACGTGGGCTGA
- a CDS encoding universal stress protein has protein sequence MTEPDKPAPSTNGVPYAPRKISGPVLMGVVPGQPLAVAHRAAELAYSLGVKLVCAYVDVTTYLAEEPDGRVEARPIDPDGIDDDIEGISASIAGHLREALDGTGIDWSFVTLAGDPARALGRLAETTDASVIVVGTRERGLGARLEELLVGSVAVHLTHRQHRPVLVVPLAPHPRHQPKADH, from the coding sequence ATGACTGAGCCGGACAAACCAGCCCCCTCCACTAACGGCGTTCCCTATGCACCCCGGAAAATCAGCGGACCGGTGCTCATGGGGGTGGTGCCGGGCCAGCCGCTGGCCGTGGCCCACCGCGCCGCCGAGCTGGCCTACAGCCTGGGCGTGAAGCTGGTCTGCGCCTACGTGGACGTCACCACCTACCTGGCGGAAGAGCCCGACGGCAGGGTGGAAGCCCGCCCCATCGACCCCGACGGGATTGATGACGACATCGAAGGCATCAGCGCCTCCATCGCCGGCCACCTCCGCGAAGCCCTCGACGGGACCGGGATCGACTGGTCCTTCGTGACGCTGGCCGGGGACCCTGCCAGGGCGCTGGGACGGCTGGCGGAAACCACTGACGCGTCCGTCATTGTGGTGGGCACCCGGGAACGCGGACTCGGGGCGCGGCTGGAGGAACTGCTCGTGGGATCCGTGGCAGTCCATCTCACCCACCGCCAGCACCGGCCCGTCCTGGTGGTCCCGCTGGCCCCGCACCCCAGGCACCAGCCGAAAGCGGACCACTGA
- a CDS encoding CDP-alcohol phosphatidyltransferase family protein: MGAAERAVPDAFGAVSIYVLSALWLTSLSPSMPVLQLAGLCAGALVAVAAAGSVLRRIPRFSTPADRVTLLRAILVALCAVLAVPQLFTGRRTDLLLPILGGAAFLLDGLDGVVARRTGTSSPAGARFDSATDAALVLVLSVAAAPVAGVWTLGIGAMYYAFVAAGLVRPHLRVALPPSVSRKAIGAFQPFALLFALLPGVPAVAAALVPALALALLALSFTRDVVQLEHLHRAGLQGVPVAVA, encoded by the coding sequence ATGGGCGCGGCTGAACGGGCAGTGCCGGACGCGTTCGGCGCCGTTTCCATCTATGTGCTGTCGGCCCTCTGGCTGACGTCCCTGTCCCCGTCCATGCCGGTCCTCCAGCTGGCCGGGCTGTGCGCGGGCGCCCTGGTGGCCGTGGCCGCCGCCGGTTCTGTCCTGCGCCGGATCCCCCGGTTCTCAACGCCGGCAGACCGGGTCACCCTGCTGCGCGCCATCCTCGTGGCCCTGTGCGCGGTGCTGGCCGTTCCGCAATTGTTCACGGGCCGCCGCACGGACCTGCTCCTCCCCATCCTGGGCGGCGCCGCGTTCCTCCTGGACGGGCTGGACGGTGTGGTGGCCCGGCGCACCGGAACCTCCTCGCCGGCCGGGGCGCGGTTCGATTCCGCCACCGACGCCGCCCTGGTGCTGGTGCTGTCCGTCGCTGCCGCTCCCGTGGCGGGCGTCTGGACGCTGGGCATCGGGGCCATGTACTACGCGTTCGTTGCCGCGGGGCTCGTCCGGCCGCACCTTCGGGTGGCGCTGCCGCCCAGCGTTTCCCGCAAAGCCATTGGCGCGTTCCAGCCGTTCGCGCTGCTGTTCGCGCTCCTCCCCGGGGTCCCTGCGGTTGCCGCGGCGTTGGTACCGGCACTCGCCCTGGCCCTGCTCGCGTTGTCCTTTACCCGCGACGTGGTCCAACTGGAACACCTGCACCGCGCCGGACTCCAGGGTGTGCCGGTCGCGGTTGCCTAG
- a CDS encoding CrcB family protein codes for MEQPVPGATAAAGADQGTLGEARIRRPVHLHPGFVLVVIVGGTFGALARYGLGSILPVPGGWPVPTLVINLAGAFLLGALLEALVRRGPDAGRLRLVRLLVGTGFLGAFTTYSTLAVEATTLFSAGRSADAFIYVATSVLVGAVTTVAGIRMAAAQHARTSSRPDAAGSPKEGNR; via the coding sequence ATGGAGCAGCCCGTCCCCGGGGCCACAGCAGCCGCTGGCGCAGACCAAGGCACACTGGGCGAGGCACGCATCCGCCGGCCGGTCCACCTGCATCCCGGATTCGTCTTGGTGGTCATCGTTGGCGGCACCTTCGGCGCCCTGGCCCGTTACGGGCTGGGCAGCATCCTGCCCGTGCCGGGCGGCTGGCCGGTACCCACCCTGGTCATCAACCTCGCGGGAGCGTTCCTGCTGGGCGCCCTGCTTGAGGCCCTGGTCCGCCGGGGCCCTGACGCGGGACGGCTGCGGCTGGTCCGGCTGCTGGTGGGCACCGGGTTCCTGGGCGCCTTCACTACCTACAGCACCCTGGCCGTGGAAGCCACCACCCTGTTCAGTGCCGGCCGCAGCGCCGACGCCTTCATTTACGTGGCAACCTCCGTGCTGGTTGGAGCCGTTACCACCGTGGCCGGCATCCGGATGGCAGCAGCCCAGCATGCCCGGACCAGCTCCCGGCCGGACGCAGCCGGCTCCCCGAAGGAGGGAAACCGGTGA
- the crcB gene encoding fluoride efflux transporter CrcB: MSPLTIILLGLAGGLGAAARFVVDGLVRAKIRTALPVGTIGINVTGSFLLGLVAGAVIVHAAPPELQAIAGTGFLGGYTTFSTASFETVRLVQSGRTGLALLNAVGTAAAAVAAAAGGFAVAGLL, from the coding sequence GTGAGCCCGCTGACCATCATCCTGCTGGGACTCGCCGGCGGGCTGGGAGCCGCCGCCCGCTTCGTGGTTGACGGCCTGGTGCGCGCCAAGATCAGGACCGCCCTGCCGGTAGGGACCATTGGCATCAACGTCACAGGATCGTTCCTGCTGGGCCTGGTGGCGGGTGCCGTGATCGTGCATGCGGCGCCGCCCGAGCTGCAGGCCATTGCCGGCACCGGATTCCTGGGCGGCTACACCACCTTCAGCACCGCGAGCTTCGAAACCGTCCGCCTGGTCCAGTCCGGCCGCACTGGCCTGGCCCTCCTCAATGCCGTGGGCACCGCAGCGGCCGCCGTGGCCGCTGCTGCCGGAGGCTTCGCCGTTGCGGGGCTGCTGTAA